The DNA region TGCAGGCATTGAAAATGATCTGTTCTTTCAGAAAAAAACTTCTATGCTTTTTGGTGATGCTAAAAAAGTATTGCAGGACCTGATCGGTGAAATAAAGAATTTATAAGTTTAATAAATTACTATGAGGAATATATTTGGTTGCTTTATTCTGTTTATTATTCTGCATGGTTGTAAAACAAAACCAGCCACAACAGTATCTCTTAATTGCGAAATATATAAAACAGGTAAGTATATTATTAATTATAAGCCTAGAAATACAGTGATTGAAATTGATCGGCAAACAATGGTACAAACGGAATATGACAGGAATTCGGATACTCTTTTTGGAGCCCAGATAACATGGACCGGGCCCTGTGAATATGAATTGAAAAAAACTTTTAGATCTAAAAAAACGGTAAAAGATTCGTCCGCAAAGAACAACATTATAATGGAAACAAATGATCCGCCACCTTATAAAGTGCGTATCATGTCAGGCACCCCGGATTATTATGTATATGAAATTGTGACGCCTGGTTCTACACAGCTCCATACTGATACAGCCTGGGTGGTAAAACAAAAATGATAAGGTACCCGGTGGATGCGAATTATTTAACTTCATTTAATGCAACTGCCATCAGTATTTCTGGATTCATTAAAAGGTACAAAAGGGTTTGACCAAACAACTTTTGAAAAACTGCATGTATCGGGTGAACAAATAACTTCGATAAGGCTTAACCCTTCTAAATCTCCGATAGGCAATCATCAACCTTGCCTGCCGGCAGGCAGGTTGCCAATTGAAAATAAAATTCCCTGGACAGAACAAGGCTACTACCTGAAGGAACGTCCTTCCTTTACTTTTGATCCGCTTTTTCATGCCGGTTGTTATTATGTACAGGAAGCAAGCAGTATGTTCCTTGAGCAGGCATTAAAGCAAACTGTTGATCTCTCAAAACCGCTCAGGGTTTTGGATCTATGTGCTGCACCGGGTGGAAAATCAACACATATTCAGTCTTTGATCTCACCTGGTAGCTTACTGGTAAGTAATGAAGTGATAAAAAGCCGGTGTAATATTTTAAAAGATAATATTATTAAATGGGGTTGTGAGAATGTAGTGGTTACAAATAATGATCCGAAGGATTTTGCAAAGCTGGAAAACTATTTTGATGTGATTGTTGTAGATGCTCCTTGCAGCGGGAGTGGTTTGTTTAGAAAAGAACCAGATGCAATTGAACACTGGAGTGAAAATAATGTAGCGCTTTGCAGCCAGCGACAGCAAAGAATATTGGCAGATGTTTGGCCATCATTAAAAGAAGATGGTATACTCGTTTATTCCACCTGTTCCTATTCAAAAGAAGAGGATGAGGATATTGTAAAATGGATGAATGAGAAGTTTTTAGCTGCAAATTGTCAATTGCTTATTTCGGAAAACTGGGGTATAACAAAAACGGATAATAGTTTTCGTTTTTGGCCGGATAAAGTAAAAGGGGAAGGTTTTTTTATTACTGTTTTTAAAAAAGTGCACCACGAGGATGATCATAAAACAAGAGTTACAAAAAGGCTAAATGAAATTTCAGCACCTCAAACTGAATTGGTGAAGCCATGGTTAACAAATAGTGGAGATAAATTATTTGTACATGGGTTTGATGGCATCTATATGATCAATAAAGACTTTCAACCAGATATTAATCTGCTATATTCAAATATGAGGGTAGCTTATTTTGGTGTAAAGCTTGGCGAACTCATGAAAGCTAAACTGGTGCCTGCACATTCATTAGCTATGAGCAGGTTGCTTGCGGACTCAGTAATGAAAATAGAATTGAACAGGGAGCAGGCTATACGTTACTTACAGAAAAAAGATATAGATGTGGAAAAAAGCCAACCAGGCTGGCAACTTATTTGCTTTAATAATCATCCATTAGGCTGGGTGAAGGTCTTACAGAACAGGTTAAATAATTATTACCCGATGGAGTTACGGATACTAAAAGATAATTGATTGAATACAAGTGAAAATGCCTCATCTTTGTAGGCCAAATTTTAGTGTATGAAAAGGATTTTGTCATTGCTGGGCTTTATTTCACTGCCACTTTTTATGTTGGCACAGCCCGGTGAGTTATGGGTGAAAAATGGAGATAAAGGACTTTATATTGAACATAAAGTAATGCCGAAAGAAGGCCTTTTCCCGTTGGGAAGATTATATAATGTTCACCCTCGTCATATTGCTAATTTTAATGGAATAGATTTTAATAAAGGGCTTGTATTGGGTCAGTTGATAAAAATACCACTGACGGATACCAACTTCAATCAGAAAACAAATGCAGGTGTTCCAGTTCATTATAAAGTGGGAGAGAAGGAAGGGCTGATGCGGGTAAGCACTATCCATAACAAAGTGCTGATGGAAAATCTTCGTGACTGGAACAATCTTAGTAATGATAATGTAAACTTCGGAACAACACTTGTGGTTGGCTACCTGGTTTCAAAAGAAATGAAAGCCGCGGCTCCGGTTGCAGAAGTAAAAAAAGAAGAGATCGTAAAAGAAGAAAAAAGACAACCAGTAAAAGAAGTAAATGATGTAGTTGCGCAGCCTGAAATTAAAAATGAAGAAAGCAAGCCTGTTGAAATAGTAAAAAAGGAAGAAGTAAAGCAACAGCAAAAGACAACTGGTATCACTCCTGCTGTTAAAATGGAAACAAGTGAGGAAGGATATTTCAAATGGCATTTTGAGCAACAAGCAAAGCAACATTCTGCAGTAAATGATAAAACAGTTACATCAGGTATCTTTAAAACTACCAGTGGCTGGACGGATAGCAAATATTATTTACTTATCGATGGCGTAGTGGCTGGAACAATTATAAAGATCAGTAACCCTACCAACAATAAATCAGTATATGCAAAGGTGTTGGGACAAATGGAAGGCATTAATATGAATAAGGGACTGGATATTCGTATTAGTAATGCGGCAGCTTCTGGACTGGGTATTACTGAAACAGATAAGTTTATTGTGAAAGTAAACTACTAGATCACCACAAGTGAGCTTCAAGACCTGTAGCCACGAAGAAATTCTTCAATACTCATTTTCTTTTTTCCTTCCATCTGTATTTCCAATAAATGAATGTACCCGTTTGCACAGGCAAACTTCAAATAAGTTTTTCCATCGGTTTCATGATCGCCTTCTATTTTGGCAGGGGATACGACCTCTTTTTTTGCACGGAACACTTTCATCATCTTTTCATTCACTATTGTAAATGCAACGGGATGGGGGTTAAGTCCACGTATAAGGTTATATACATTTTCAACAGAATCACTCCAGTTAATACGAGAGGTCTCGGTAGTTAGTTTAGGAGCATGTTTAAGCTTCTTGTTCTCGGTTGCCTGTTGTGAATTTTGGGGAGTTTCTTTTAATGTACCATTTGCTATTCCTTTTACTGTCTCTACCAAAATTTTTGCACCGATTTCTTTCATTACATCATGAACATCTCCTGTGGTTTCATCATCACCTAGCGGGAAACTTTGTTGCAATAGAATATCACCGGTATCAATCTCATGTTTCAGTTTGAAAGTAGTGACGCCGGTTTCTTTTTCTCCGTTAATCACTGCCCAGTGAATAGGTGCTGCTCCGCGGTATTGTGGCAATAGACTTCCATGCAGGTTAACAGTTCCCATTGGCGGCATACTCCAAACTACTTCAGGCAACATGCGGAAGGCAACTACAATTTGCAGATCTGCATTGAGTGATTTTAATTCAGCTAAAAACTCAGGGTTCTTTAATTTTTCTGGTTGCAGGATTTTTAATTTATGCTCGACTGCATATTTTTTTACGGCACTTTCATTCATCTTCATACCACGCCCCGCTGGTTTATCGGGAGCAGTTATTACTCCAACGATATTACTACCAGCCTTTACCAATGCATCTAATGAGGCAACAGCAAATTCCGGTGTGCCCATAAAAACAATTCGCAGCGATTGAAATTTTTCCATCGCTGCGAAGTTAATACAACAGCATCATTTCGTTGCATACTGGTTGTGGATCAGTAGATCAATAAACCGGTACATTTGTGAAAGTGCATTTCATTTCACCGGCAAACCCATCGGTGAAAGTTTCTGTCATAGCATCACCTTTGGTAATTGGCTTCAGACCTTTATTCATTATACCAAAAGCAAAATAGCCGCTTGCTTTGCCATCTTCTACTTTTTCAATTACAAATTTGCAACTGGCTGAAACGGCTGGTAATTTCCGTTCCAATGATTCGCTTACAAACGAAGCCATATGGCCGTTGGCTATGATGGGAGAGAATTTATAGATATATGGAGTGGTTGCGTTGCCGTAATATAAAATAGCTTCAGTCTTTTTTATTTCAGAAAACTTTTTTGTTCCGTACATTGCATTCTTTTGATTTATTTCTTTGAAGTTGAATGTTTCTGCTTTCAGGCTCATGTTCACGGATTCTAATTCTATTTTAAGGAAATTCTCCTTGCTATTGCCTTCTTCTTTACCAGCCATAAAAGTATAAGTGTTTTCTCCTGTTTTCATAATCTGGGCAAAAGGGAAATTCACTGTCAATATTTTACTCTGCAATTTCACTAAAGCATTAGCATCACTTGTTGACTGACTACCATTGCTTGCAGGAGTTTTAGTGGTAGCTGATGGCTTTGTATTATCTGCGCTAATGCCCGCTGGTTTTATATAAACATCTGCTTCAGCTTTGAAAATAAATTCAACTCGCCTGTTTTGTGCTTTGCCTTCTGCATTTTTATTATCAGCAATGGGCTGTGTTTCACCGCGGCCCTCTGTTGTCAACAGGCTTTCATTAATACCATACTGTTTTGCCAGGATTGATTTTACCGCTTCTGCTCTTTGATACGACAATTTTTGATTAGCAGCATCGTCACCATCACTGTCTGTATGACCAACGATCTTTACAGGTGATGTTAGCTCTTTTAAAATTTTACTTACATCAAGCAATGAACCCAGGCTTTCAGGTTTAAGGTTGGCTGTACCCGTATAGAATAATAGGTTACTCACTAATTTTCCCTGCTCAAATTTTGCACGGGTATCGGGAACATCTTTTGCCACCCGGATATTGCTTACATAAAAATCGGAACCACCTACACTGCCGAATGTAAAACCAAACTGGTTGGGCAGGTATTCTTCATTGATGGCAGAAAGATCATAAAGCTTTTTCTCATTCCACCACATACGGAAACGTTTGCCCTGTACACATATACTTACATGCACAGGTGTTGTATTTTCATAGGCAAG from Bacteroidota bacterium includes:
- a CDS encoding OmpA family protein, which gives rise to MKLLVTIVLMAFTANGTQAQLLKKVREKAEQKVLKQADKVGEKTEEGDKEKKEPPAPAETTGTADTKASSASTDLKVYSKFDFVPGSTILYYDNFEKDNIGETPLGWITSNSAEVVTIEGLEGKWTKMAATSSKHITRNKKQSWGNNFTIEFDLLIVKTGYDPRLSIALINSNGKMVTDETILMDNKPALLFESTIVPGNKSRISLTTREGKVISDNMSAELAYENTTPVHVSICVQGKRFRMWWNEKKLYDLSAINEEYLPNQFGFTFGSVGGSDFYVSNIRVAKDVPDTRAKFEQGKLVSNLLFYTGTANLKPESLGSLLDVSKILKELTSPVKIVGHTDSDGDDAANQKLSYQRAEAVKSILAKQYGINESLLTTEGRGETQPIADNKNAEGKAQNRRVEFIFKAEADVYIKPAGISADNTKPSATTKTPASNGSQSTSDANALVKLQSKILTVNFPFAQIMKTGENTYTFMAGKEEGNSKENFLKIELESVNMSLKAETFNFKEINQKNAMYGTKKFSEIKKTEAILYYGNATTPYIYKFSPIIANGHMASFVSESLERKLPAVSASCKFVIEKVEDGKASGYFAFGIMNKGLKPITKGDAMTETFTDGFAGEMKCTFTNVPVY
- a CDS encoding methionyl-tRNA formyltransferase yields the protein MGTPEFAVASLDALVKAGSNIVGVITAPDKPAGRGMKMNESAVKKYAVEHKLKILQPEKLKNPEFLAELKSLNADLQIVVAFRMLPEVVWSMPPMGTVNLHGSLLPQYRGAAPIHWAVINGEKETGVTTFKLKHEIDTGDILLQQSFPLGDDETTGDVHDVMKEIGAKILVETVKGIANGTLKETPQNSQQATENKKLKHAPKLTTETSRINWSDSVENVYNLIRGLNPHPVAFTIVNEKMMKVFRAKKEVVSPAKIEGDHETDGKTYLKFACANGYIHLLEIQMEGKKKMSIEEFLRGYRS